A window from Oncorhynchus mykiss isolate Arlee chromosome 9, USDA_OmykA_1.1, whole genome shotgun sequence encodes these proteins:
- the LOC110531499 gene encoding nuclear factor 7, brain — translation MASLMSEEQFLCCICLDIFTNPVSIPCGHNFCLTCIKSYWDTREHFECPLCKESFRRRPELRINHVFKDITEHFQRSLKVKAQQAYEGDYQDIGVLASQCSPGLGPEPDAVSCDVCTGTKQRAVKSCLVCQGSYCENHLGPHQREPALQRHRLTDPATFATRGLCRKHERPLELFCRMDQTPVCVRCIDTDHKGHNTIPMERESKKMRTQMKKTEGDMLKMVQDRLRKMDEIKHSVELSKISAEKEIEGSVLAFSKLVCSIERSQAELIEVIEEKQKAAERRAEGLINELEREIIELQRRSTELEQLSHTEDHLHFLQSFPSLSTPPPTQDWSEISVYSDLCVDTVRAAMSQLVDTCRDFENRLCEEELRRTQQYAVDVTLDPVTAASWLVLSSDGKQVSLGYQQNHSLPADPRRFDSCVCVLGKQGFATGRHYWVVQVGDKTDWDVGVAKESVNRKGSVTVRPDQGYWAMCRRKGSHLSACAGPSVPLHLRKRPRKVGVFVDFEEGLVSFYNMEAKAHIYSYRGCGFTETLYPYFNPCLHDDGKNTAPLVICSVEGEAGPIQEVVRSKIPPAALAFAGRSRQSSVGSVSQHF, via the exons ATGGCTTCCCTCATGTCCGAGGAGCAGTTTCTGTGCTGTATCTGCCTGGACATCTTCACCAACCCCGTGTCCATCCCGTGTGGTCACAACTTCTGCCTGACCTGCATCAAAAGCTACTGGGACACCCGCGAGCACTTCGAGTGCCCCCTCTGCAAGGAGAGCTTCCGCCGTCGGCCAGAGCTACGCATCAATCACGTTTTTAAGGACATCACTGAGCACTTCCAGAGGTCCCTAAAG GTCAAAGCCCAGCAGGCATATGAAGGCGATTATCAAGACATAGGAGTATTAGCGTCACAGTGTTCACCAGGGCTCGGTCCTGAGCCAGATGCAGTTTCCTGCGATGTCTGTACCGGGACGAAGCAGAGAGCTGTTAAGTCCTGTCTGGTGTGTCAGGGGTCGTACTGCGAGAACCACCTGGGGCCTCACCAGAGAGAGCCGGCCCTCCAGAGGCACAGGCTGACGGACCCAGCAACCTTCGCCACGCGAGGCCTGTGCCGGAAGCACGAGAGGCCCCTAGAGCTGTTCTGTAGGATGGACCAGACACCGGTGTGTGTGAGATGCATTGATACTGACCACAAGGGCCACAACACTATccctatggagagagagagcaagaagatGAGG ACTCAGATGAAGAAGACTGAAGGAGATATGTTGAAGATGGTTCAGGACAGACTGAGGAAGATGGATGAGATCAAACACTCAGTGGAGCTCAGCAAA ATAAGTGCTGAAAAAGAGATTGAGGGTAGTGTACTAGCCTTTAGCAAACTGGTGTGCTCCATCGAGAGAAGCCAGGCTGAGCTCATCGAGGTGAttgaggagaagcagaaagcagCAGAGAGGCGCGCTGAAGGGCTCATCAATGAGCTGGAGCGGGAAATCATTGAACTACAGAGAAGAAGcactgagctggagcagctctcacacacagaggaccATCTCCACTTCCTACAG agttttccctctctctccactcctccacccacccaggactggtctgagatcagtgtATACTCCGATCTATGTGTGGACACTGTGAGGGCTGCTATGTCTCAGCTTGTGGACACCTGCAGAGACTTCGAAAATAGATTATGTGAAGAGG AGCTGAGGAGAACCCAGCAATATGCAG TGGACGTCACTCTGGATCCAGTCACAGCCGCCTCGTGGCTCGTCCTGTCCTCCGATGGGAAGCAGGTGAGTCTGGGATACCAGCAGAACCACTCCCTTCCTGCTGACCCTCGGAGGTTTGACTCCTGCGTCTGTGTGCTGGGAAAGCAAGGCTTTGCCACCGGGAGGCACTACTGGGTAGTCCAG GTGGGCGACAAGACAGACTGGGATGTGGGCGTGGCTAAAGAGTCTGTCAACAGGAAGGGGAGTGTCACGGTGAGGCCGGACCAAGGCTACTGGGCTATGTGCCGGAGGAAAGGCAGCCATCTTAGCGCATGTGCCGGGCCATCTGTCCCCCTTCACCTGAGAAAGAGGCCGCGGAAGGTTGGGGTGTTTGTGGATTTCGAGGAGGGATTGGTCTCCTTTTACAATATGGAGGCGAAGGCTCATATTTATAGTTACAGGGGATGCGGCTTCACTGAGACACTGTATCCGTATTTTAACCCCTGTCTCCATGACGACGGGAAGAACACCGCCCCATTGGTTATCTGTTCTGTGGAAGGGGAGGCGGGGCCTATACAGGAAGTTGTGAGGTCTAAGATCCCGCCTGCGGCTCTGGCGTTCGCTGGGAGGAGCCGTCAATCATCTGTTGGCTCTGTTTCGCAACACTTCTGA